A stretch of the Stigmatella aurantiaca genome encodes the following:
- a CDS encoding type I polyketide synthase: MSGSDLAIIGMAGRFPGANTLERFWENIRSGADCVSDLTDAELRAAGVSEASLSNPKYVRRASVLDDIETFDAEFFGFSPKEVELIDPQHRLFLECAWEALESGGVDPGRYAGAIGVFAGTSYSTYLLRKFLREAGSMPVIEHLQLQVANDKDYLASRVSYKLNLRGPSLCVQTSCSTSLVAVHLACQSVLDGESDMALAGGVCLRVPQRVGYIHQEGGILSPDGRCRSFDARGAGTIQGSGLGVIVIKRLEDALRDGDPIRAVIKGSAINNDGASKVGYMAPSHEGQARVISEALSLAGVEPATVGYLECHGTATRVGDPLELQALAEVFSGVPRGTCAVGSVKANLGHLESAAGIAGLIKAVLVLERGELPPLAHFQEPNPGCDFPSTPFFVPPRAQPFPKGAHPRRAGVSSFGIGGTNAHVVLEEAPTLAARSGVAARPWSLLTLSARSEPALRAQARAHATFLRSEAGQREALADICFTSGARRAHHPFRLAAVCRSHDELAEALDAYAGGTPHGHVVAGRAPQAEQRPQLTFLFTGQGSQYAGMGRGLYESHPTFRKAIDRCARALEGVLPLPLAEVLFGEGSPLDQTQYTQPALFALEYALSEVWREWGVVPDAVLGHSVGEFPAACVAGVFELEEGIRLVAERARLMQQLPAGGVMVAVQEGEAEVLPLLASHPAVSLAALNGPKSVVLSGPAADVDAAVRALASRGTKSRALTVSHAFHSALMEPVLPAFGRAAAAVRYRPPKVAWVTNLTGEQAVTISAQYWEQQLRQPVRFAQGVQTLATGGRRLFLEVGPQPVLSGLAASVLPPEAVCLPSLRSGRDAWQTLMQSAGQLYVQGAALDWRALHGPARRCVELPGYAWQRERYWVDDPLPGRGGPEAPGARSDEAAGVTYALSWRSAPVLGAGSSSVSGWLVLCDASGTGASLVQALEARGERCLSLTAAEVAHELDAAAPFQGQVAQARSWGGTLGVVHACSLDAEATGLEALRAAEVRSTGSALRLVQALHAAGVTPLTRLWFVTREGQAVDGGPVNVSQAPLWGFARSVQQELPELSCRAVDLGAGDCTALAGQLLAELGADGEPQAAWRGERRYVARLERVRAAGSHAPSLRSDGTYLITGGLGALGLQVAEWMVERGARHLALFARSPASQAHLGALERLRSRGANVHVASVDVVDREALSHSLAHVAKSMPPLRGVVHAAGVLDEAMLPQLTPGQLRTVMAPKVDGAWSLHELTAGQPLELFVLFSSVGALFGAPGQANYGAANAFLGALAHHRHTLGLPAIAVDFGPWAGEGMSSKLDAARWEAHRLRPMSPEALLGALGAALGSGRPQVAVAEVDWDGVFSDARRTPALFAELAAGRAGAAGKSPAAARIAERLKAAAPHEVDELLVAHVRGELGELLGHPPSRPPEPWRGFYELGMDSLSAVHFRRRMEAAFDVPLATSALFDHPTVESFSRYLRGRLFPDAPVSSVSTSAPVAPQPRTDAVAAEVEGLSADEVSSALLELTRNVLSEEELGE, from the coding sequence ATGAGCGGCTCGGATCTGGCAATCATCGGGATGGCGGGACGCTTTCCGGGCGCGAACACGCTTGAGCGCTTCTGGGAGAACATCCGCAGCGGTGCCGATTGTGTGAGCGACCTTACGGACGCGGAGCTCCGTGCGGCGGGCGTCAGCGAGGCGTCCCTGAGCAACCCGAAGTACGTGCGCCGCGCGTCCGTCCTGGACGACATCGAGACGTTTGATGCGGAGTTCTTTGGGTTCAGCCCGAAGGAAGTGGAGCTCATCGACCCGCAGCACCGGCTGTTCCTCGAGTGCGCGTGGGAAGCGCTGGAGAGCGGCGGCGTGGACCCGGGCCGCTACGCGGGCGCCATCGGCGTCTTCGCGGGCACCAGCTACTCCACGTACCTGCTCCGCAAGTTCCTGCGCGAGGCCGGCTCGATGCCGGTCATCGAGCACCTTCAGCTCCAGGTGGCCAACGACAAGGACTACCTGGCCAGCCGCGTCTCCTACAAGTTGAACCTGCGCGGCCCGAGCCTCTGTGTGCAGACCTCCTGCTCCACGTCGCTCGTCGCGGTGCACCTCGCGTGTCAGAGCGTGCTGGACGGCGAGTCGGACATGGCGCTCGCGGGCGGCGTGTGCCTGCGCGTCCCCCAGCGCGTGGGCTACATCCACCAGGAGGGTGGCATCCTCTCGCCCGACGGGCGCTGCCGCAGCTTCGATGCGCGCGGCGCCGGGACCATCCAGGGCAGCGGCCTGGGGGTCATCGTCATCAAGCGGCTGGAGGATGCCCTGAGGGACGGCGATCCGATCCGCGCCGTCATCAAGGGGTCCGCCATCAACAACGACGGCGCCTCGAAGGTGGGCTACATGGCGCCGAGCCACGAGGGCCAGGCGCGCGTCATCTCCGAGGCCCTGAGCCTCGCGGGCGTGGAGCCCGCGACGGTGGGGTATCTCGAGTGCCACGGCACCGCGACGCGGGTGGGAGACCCGCTGGAGCTGCAAGCGCTCGCGGAGGTGTTCTCGGGCGTGCCGCGGGGCACCTGTGCCGTGGGCTCTGTGAAGGCAAATCTCGGGCATCTGGAGTCGGCCGCTGGCATCGCTGGCCTCATCAAGGCGGTCCTCGTGCTCGAGCGCGGGGAGCTGCCCCCGCTCGCCCACTTCCAGGAGCCAAACCCTGGCTGCGACTTCCCCTCCACGCCGTTCTTCGTGCCCCCCCGGGCGCAGCCGTTCCCGAAGGGTGCCCATCCGCGCCGTGCGGGCGTCAGCTCGTTCGGGATTGGCGGCACCAACGCGCACGTGGTGCTGGAGGAGGCACCGACTCTGGCTGCGCGCTCCGGGGTGGCGGCGAGGCCCTGGAGCTTGCTCACCTTGTCTGCGCGCAGCGAGCCCGCGCTGCGCGCGCAGGCCCGCGCGCACGCCACTTTCCTGCGCTCGGAGGCGGGCCAGCGCGAGGCGCTCGCGGACATCTGCTTCACGTCCGGCGCCCGGAGAGCGCATCACCCCTTCCGGCTCGCCGCGGTGTGCAGGAGCCACGACGAGCTCGCCGAGGCGCTGGACGCGTACGCCGGGGGCACCCCGCATGGCCATGTCGTCGCAGGCAGGGCGCCCCAGGCGGAGCAGCGGCCGCAGCTGACGTTCCTCTTCACCGGACAGGGCTCGCAATACGCGGGGATGGGCCGTGGGCTCTACGAGTCGCACCCCACGTTCCGCAAGGCCATCGACCGCTGCGCACGGGCGCTTGAGGGAGTGCTTCCACTTCCGCTCGCGGAGGTGCTCTTCGGAGAGGGCTCACCGCTGGACCAGACCCAGTACACGCAGCCGGCGCTGTTCGCGCTCGAGTACGCGCTGTCCGAGGTGTGGCGCGAGTGGGGCGTGGTGCCGGACGCGGTGCTCGGTCACAGCGTGGGCGAGTTCCCAGCCGCGTGCGTCGCCGGCGTGTTCGAGCTGGAGGAGGGCATCCGGCTCGTCGCCGAGCGCGCGCGCCTCATGCAGCAGCTGCCGGCAGGCGGCGTGATGGTGGCGGTCCAGGAAGGGGAGGCGGAGGTTCTCCCGCTCCTGGCCTCGCACCCTGCGGTGTCGCTCGCGGCCCTGAACGGCCCCAAGAGCGTGGTGCTGTCGGGGCCGGCGGCGGACGTCGACGCGGCCGTCCGCGCGCTCGCCTCGCGCGGAACCAAGAGCCGTGCGCTCACGGTGTCCCATGCGTTCCACTCCGCATTGATGGAGCCGGTGCTCCCGGCGTTCGGGCGGGCGGCGGCGGCCGTCCGCTATCGCCCTCCGAAGGTGGCGTGGGTCACCAACCTCACGGGTGAGCAGGCGGTGACCATCTCCGCGCAGTACTGGGAGCAACAGCTGCGCCAGCCCGTGCGGTTCGCACAGGGCGTGCAGACGCTCGCAACGGGTGGACGCCGCCTGTTCCTCGAGGTGGGGCCTCAGCCGGTACTCTCCGGCCTTGCGGCCAGCGTCCTGCCTCCCGAAGCCGTCTGCCTCCCGAGCCTACGAAGCGGACGCGACGCGTGGCAGACGTTGATGCAGAGCGCAGGCCAGTTGTACGTCCAAGGCGCCGCTCTGGACTGGCGGGCCCTGCACGGCCCTGCCCGCCGCTGCGTGGAGCTGCCCGGCTATGCGTGGCAGCGCGAGCGCTACTGGGTGGACGACCCGCTCCCAGGCCGCGGCGGTCCTGAGGCGCCAGGTGCCCGGAGCGACGAGGCAGCCGGCGTCACGTACGCCCTCTCCTGGCGCAGTGCGCCCGTGCTGGGCGCAGGAAGCAGCAGTGTGTCCGGCTGGCTCGTGCTCTGCGACGCCAGTGGCACTGGGGCCTCGCTCGTCCAGGCGCTCGAAGCGCGCGGCGAGCGGTGTCTGTCTCTCACCGCGGCCGAGGTGGCGCACGAGCTCGACGCGGCTGCCCCGTTCCAGGGACAGGTCGCACAGGCGCGAAGCTGGGGTGGCACATTGGGTGTCGTGCACGCTTGCAGCCTCGACGCAGAGGCCACGGGGCTCGAAGCGCTTCGCGCGGCCGAGGTGCGGAGCACCGGGAGTGCGCTGCGCCTGGTCCAGGCGCTGCACGCGGCCGGTGTGACGCCGCTCACGCGGCTCTGGTTCGTCACGCGGGAGGGCCAGGCCGTTGACGGGGGGCCTGTGAACGTCTCACAGGCCCCGCTCTGGGGCTTCGCGCGTTCGGTGCAGCAGGAGCTGCCGGAGCTCTCGTGCAGGGCCGTGGATCTCGGCGCCGGGGACTGCACCGCGCTCGCCGGGCAACTGCTCGCGGAACTCGGCGCGGACGGGGAGCCCCAGGCCGCTTGGCGTGGCGAGCGGCGGTATGTGGCACGCCTGGAGCGCGTGCGAGCCGCCGGTAGCCACGCGCCGTCGCTGCGGTCGGATGGCACCTATCTGATTACCGGTGGCCTTGGCGCGCTCGGGCTCCAGGTTGCCGAGTGGATGGTGGAGCGTGGGGCCCGGCACCTCGCGCTCTTCGCGCGCAGCCCTGCATCGCAAGCGCACTTGGGGGCCCTGGAGCGGCTCCGATCGAGGGGCGCCAACGTTCACGTGGCGAGCGTCGATGTCGTTGACCGCGAGGCGCTGTCCCACTCACTGGCGCACGTGGCGAAGTCCATGCCTCCGCTGCGCGGGGTGGTGCACGCGGCCGGTGTCCTGGACGAGGCAATGCTGCCTCAGCTCACGCCCGGGCAGCTCCGCACCGTGATGGCCCCGAAGGTCGACGGTGCCTGGAGTCTGCACGAGCTGACCGCAGGACAGCCCCTGGAACTCTTCGTGCTCTTCTCCTCGGTGGGAGCCCTCTTCGGTGCGCCCGGCCAGGCGAACTACGGCGCCGCCAACGCGTTCCTCGGTGCGCTCGCGCACCACCGGCACACGCTTGGGCTCCCGGCGATCGCCGTGGACTTCGGGCCCTGGGCGGGCGAGGGGATGTCCTCCAAGCTCGACGCCGCACGGTGGGAGGCGCACCGGCTTCGTCCGATGTCTCCTGAGGCCTTGCTCGGCGCGCTTGGGGCCGCACTCGGGAGCGGCCGGCCGCAGGTCGCCGTTGCTGAGGTGGACTGGGACGGCGTGTTCTCGGACGCGCGGCGGACGCCCGCGCTGTTCGCGGAGCTCGCGGCTGGGCGGGCGGGAGCCGCTGGGAAGTCTCCCGCGGCCGCCCGGATCGCGGAGCGGCTCAAGGCAGCAGCGCCGCACGAGGTGGACGAGCTGCTCGTGGCCCACGTGCGCGGTGAGCTCGGCGAGCTGCTTGGGCACCCGCCTTCGCGGCCGCCGGAGCCCTGGCGCGGTTTCTACGAGCTGGGGATGGACTCGCTCTCCGCGGTCCACTTCCGGCGCCGCATGGAGGCCGCGTTCGATGTGCCGCTGGCCACCTCGGCCCTGTTCGACCACCCGACCGTGGAGAGCTTCTCCCGGTACCTCAGGGGGCGTCTGTTCCCGGATGCGCCCGTGTCCTCCGTATCCACCTCCGCGCCCGTGGCGCCGCAGCCGCGAACGGACGCGGTGGCGGCCGAGGTCGAAGGGCTGTCCGCGGACGAAGTCTCGTCTGCGCTGCTCGAGCTGACGCGCAACGTGCTGTCTGAGGAAGAGCTCGGCGAATGA
- a CDS encoding non-ribosomal peptide synthetase, whose protein sequence is MSVTELLSGLAQLGIHISLGAGEQLSVNAPKGALTAELRQRITEHKPQLLALLRARKAQPAEPEVPPLVADPANRYEPFPLTDIQQAYWLGRGGAVEMGDVSIHVYWEHDFSPLDVPRMERAWQKVIARHDMLRAVILPDGRQQILREVPPLRIGVLDLSQASPAEVEAGLAQVRDALSHQVLPLDRAPQAEVRATHLPGGVTRLHQSVDLVQLDGGSLALLAYDVARAYQHPDTELPALDISYRDYVLAERKLHDSQTAQQSLAYWRSRVRELPPAPELPLARAPSSLKTSRFKRRVARLDATRWAQLQARAKARGLTLSSVLISVYAEVLAAWSKSPRFTLNIPLFSRMPMHPQVNELLGDFTSMILLGLDLSVPESFESRVQRTQAQLWQDIEHTQHISGVQALRELARVQKTSNASLPIVFASLLSLRSEGYADWASAWKQISEPVFTLTQTPQLWIDNQVQQEDGGLAASWDTVEELFPSGMLDQMFESYRLLLEQLATEEAAWTEVRLRRVALPAETVRLLAEFNATDAPVSTETLYSLFQKQVHARPHAEAVISPRRTLTYGELHGRANALSHRLGALGCAKGHLVGVVMEKGWEQLVAVLAIHGCGAAYLPVDPELPPERLKLLLEQGQVRAVLTQPEVGARVSWPPGLERVVVEDAGPQGPETLRPVAPPAPEDLAYVIYTSGSTGLPKGAMLSHRNAVNRMLDVNARFGVGTGDRNIALTALNHDLSVYDVFGMLAAGGCVVMPDAASVKDPLHWVELLTRERVTFWNSVPAFMEMLVETLERDPSQPRPGDLRKVVLSGDWVPVTLPNRIRALAPGAQVISAGGPTETCVWDICYPVGTVDPSWPSIPYGRPMTNARYHVLDEQLEPRPVWVPGQLYIAGAGVGLGYWGDPEKTQQKFITHPRTGERLYRSGDLGRLLPDGNIEFLGREDLQVKIQGHRIELGEIEAALSQHPAVRVAAVTVAAPAGGKKRLVAFVSIKQEASEETLLEFLRERLPSHMLPTLVLGDSLPLSANGKVDRKALAELALQQAQPKAAFVAPGSELELQISQLVQQELKLSELSVDGQFFDLGADSTAIVRITATLRETLKLDVRATDPFRFPTVRSLAAFLAQKGSGPAAAVQAGADRAAARREARGRRKGAEG, encoded by the coding sequence ATGAGCGTCACCGAACTTCTCTCCGGACTCGCCCAGCTGGGGATTCACATCTCCCTCGGCGCGGGCGAGCAGCTGTCCGTGAACGCTCCGAAGGGGGCGCTCACCGCGGAGCTCCGCCAGCGAATCACCGAGCACAAGCCGCAGCTCCTCGCGTTGCTCCGGGCGCGCAAGGCGCAGCCGGCCGAGCCCGAAGTCCCTCCGCTCGTCGCCGACCCCGCGAACCGCTACGAGCCGTTCCCGCTCACCGACATCCAGCAGGCGTACTGGCTGGGGCGGGGCGGCGCCGTGGAGATGGGCGACGTGTCCATCCACGTGTACTGGGAGCACGACTTCAGCCCCCTGGACGTGCCCCGGATGGAGCGCGCCTGGCAGAAGGTCATCGCCCGCCATGACATGCTCCGGGCGGTCATCCTTCCGGACGGGCGTCAGCAAATTCTTCGCGAAGTCCCGCCGCTGCGCATTGGCGTGCTCGACCTGAGTCAGGCCTCGCCCGCGGAGGTCGAGGCCGGGCTCGCGCAGGTGCGCGACGCGCTCTCGCACCAGGTCCTCCCGCTCGATCGGGCACCGCAGGCCGAGGTCCGCGCGACGCACCTGCCCGGCGGCGTCACCCGGCTCCACCAGAGCGTTGACCTGGTCCAGCTCGACGGCGGCAGCCTCGCGCTGCTCGCGTACGACGTCGCCCGGGCGTACCAGCACCCGGACACGGAGCTGCCGGCGCTGGACATCTCGTACCGGGACTACGTTCTTGCGGAGCGCAAGCTGCACGACAGCCAGACAGCGCAGCAGTCCCTCGCGTACTGGCGTTCGCGCGTGCGCGAACTACCGCCCGCTCCAGAACTCCCGCTGGCCCGCGCGCCTTCGTCGCTCAAGACGAGCCGGTTCAAGCGCCGGGTGGCACGGCTGGATGCGACGCGCTGGGCGCAGCTGCAGGCGAGGGCGAAGGCGCGTGGACTGACGCTCTCATCGGTCCTCATCTCGGTGTACGCCGAGGTGCTCGCGGCCTGGAGCAAGAGCCCGCGCTTCACGCTCAACATTCCGCTCTTCAGCCGCATGCCCATGCACCCGCAGGTCAACGAGCTGCTGGGCGACTTCACCTCGATGATCCTCCTGGGGCTGGACCTCTCCGTCCCGGAGAGCTTCGAGTCGCGCGTCCAGCGGACCCAGGCCCAGCTGTGGCAGGACATCGAGCACACGCAGCACATCAGCGGGGTGCAGGCGCTGCGGGAGCTCGCGCGCGTCCAGAAGACGTCCAACGCGTCGCTGCCCATCGTCTTCGCGAGCCTTCTCAGCTTGCGCTCCGAGGGCTACGCCGACTGGGCGTCCGCGTGGAAGCAGATCTCCGAGCCGGTCTTCACGCTGACCCAGACGCCGCAGCTGTGGATCGACAACCAGGTTCAGCAGGAGGACGGAGGGCTCGCCGCGTCCTGGGACACGGTGGAGGAGCTGTTCCCCTCCGGCATGCTGGACCAGATGTTCGAGAGCTACCGGCTCCTGCTCGAGCAGCTCGCGACGGAGGAGGCGGCCTGGACGGAGGTCCGCCTGCGGCGCGTGGCGCTGCCGGCTGAGACGGTGCGGTTGCTCGCGGAGTTCAACGCCACGGACGCACCGGTCTCCACCGAGACCCTGTACTCGCTCTTCCAGAAGCAGGTGCACGCACGTCCCCACGCCGAGGCCGTCATCAGCCCGCGCCGCACGCTGACCTACGGGGAGCTGCACGGGCGGGCCAACGCGCTCAGCCACCGGCTGGGGGCACTCGGCTGTGCGAAGGGCCACCTGGTCGGCGTGGTGATGGAGAAGGGCTGGGAACAGCTTGTCGCTGTGCTCGCGATCCACGGGTGTGGCGCGGCCTACCTGCCGGTGGACCCCGAGCTGCCCCCCGAGCGGCTGAAGCTCCTCCTCGAGCAGGGCCAGGTGCGTGCGGTGCTCACGCAGCCAGAAGTCGGCGCGAGGGTCTCCTGGCCGCCGGGGCTGGAGCGTGTCGTGGTGGAGGACGCTGGGCCACAGGGCCCCGAAACCCTGCGTCCGGTGGCGCCTCCCGCGCCGGAGGACCTCGCGTACGTCATCTACACGTCCGGCTCCACCGGGTTGCCCAAGGGGGCGATGCTCAGCCACCGCAACGCGGTCAACCGCATGCTCGACGTCAACGCGCGCTTCGGTGTCGGCACCGGGGACCGGAACATCGCGCTGACCGCGCTCAACCACGACCTGTCCGTCTACGACGTCTTCGGCATGCTTGCGGCGGGCGGCTGCGTGGTGATGCCGGATGCGGCGTCGGTGAAGGACCCGCTCCACTGGGTGGAGCTCCTGACGCGCGAGCGGGTGACGTTCTGGAACAGTGTGCCCGCCTTCATGGAGATGCTGGTCGAGACGCTCGAGCGCGACCCGTCCCAGCCGCGTCCGGGCGATCTGCGCAAGGTGGTTCTCTCGGGGGACTGGGTGCCAGTGACTCTGCCCAATCGCATCCGTGCGCTCGCGCCGGGGGCACAGGTCATCTCCGCGGGCGGGCCCACGGAGACGTGCGTCTGGGACATCTGCTACCCGGTGGGGACGGTGGATCCGTCGTGGCCGAGCATCCCCTACGGACGGCCGATGACCAACGCGCGCTACCACGTGCTCGACGAGCAACTGGAGCCGCGTCCGGTGTGGGTCCCCGGCCAGCTGTACATCGCGGGCGCCGGCGTGGGGCTCGGCTACTGGGGAGACCCGGAGAAGACGCAGCAGAAGTTCATCACGCATCCACGTACCGGAGAGCGGCTGTACCGCAGCGGTGACCTCGGCCGCCTGCTCCCGGACGGCAACATCGAGTTCCTCGGGCGCGAGGACCTACAGGTGAAGATTCAGGGCCACCGCATCGAGCTCGGGGAGATTGAGGCGGCACTGTCGCAGCACCCGGCGGTCCGGGTGGCGGCGGTGACGGTGGCCGCGCCTGCCGGAGGCAAGAAGCGGCTCGTTGCGTTCGTGTCCATCAAGCAGGAGGCGTCCGAGGAGACGCTTCTCGAGTTCCTGCGCGAGCGGCTGCCCTCGCACATGCTCCCCACGCTCGTGTTGGGGGACTCGCTGCCGCTCAGCGCGAACGGCAAGGTGGACCGGAAGGCGCTGGCCGAACTCGCGCTCCAGCAGGCGCAGCCGAAGGCTGCGTTCGTCGCGCCGGGCAGCGAGCTTGAGCTTCAAATCAGCCAGCTCGTCCAGCAGGAACTCAAGCTCTCCGAGCTCAGTGTGGACGGCCAGTTCTTCGATCTGGGCGCGGATTCCACGGCCATCGTGCGCATCACCGCCACGCTGCGCGAGACGTTGAAGCTCGACGTGCGCGCCACGGACCCGTTCCGCTTCCCGACGGTACGTTCGCTCGCGGCATTCCTGGCGCAGAAGGGAAGCGGGCCTGCGGCGGCAGTGCAGGCAGGGGCGGATCGCGCGGCGGCGCGGCGTGAGGCGCGCGGACGCCGCAAGGGGGCAGAAGGATGA